In Pyricularia oryzae 70-15 chromosome 2, whole genome shotgun sequence, one genomic interval encodes:
- a CDS encoding histone acetyltransferase type B subunit 2 produces MAPPPAMDVDEMDVEEDFDQEQRIINEEYKTWKKNSPFLYDMILSTALAWPTLTVQWLPDVKEPEGKNYRIHRVLLGTHTSGATDEYLQIAEVEIPKAVQPNPADYDEDRGEIGGYGGSKGSEAAAIKWNITQKIDHPGEVNKARYQPQNPDIIATACVDGKILIFDRTKHSLQPSGTPNPQYELVGHKAEGYGLNWSPHDEGCLVTGSSDQTVLLWDLKDVQPNNRILKPKRKYTHHSQVVNDVQYHPLVKHFIGTVSDDLTLQILDTRQESNDKAALVAKNGHSDAINALDFCPASEFLVATASADKTIGLWDLRNVKDKIHTLEGHRDAVTSVFWHPHEAGILASGSYDRRILFWDLSRVGEEQQPDDAEDGPPELLFMHGGHTNHLADFSWNPNEPWMVCSAAEDNLLQVWKVAESIVKRDDADLPVDELGP; encoded by the exons ATGGCACCTCCTCCAGCCATGGACGTCGATG AAATGGACGTAGAGGAAGACTTTGACCAGGAGCAGAGGATAATCAACGAAG AGTACAAGACATGGAAGAAGAATAGCCCTTTTCTCTATGATATGATCCTCAG CACCGCCCTTGCATGGCCGACTCTGACCGTGCAGTGGTTACCTGACGTAAAGGAGCCTGAAGGCAAGAACTATCGCATTCACCGTGTCCTCCTCGGCACGCACACGTCAGGAGCCACCGATGAGTACCTGCAGATCGCCGAGGTCGAGATTCCTAAGGCCGTCCAGCCAAACCCAGCAGACTACGACGAAGACCGCGGCGAGATTGGCGGCTACGGTGGTAGCAAGGGAAGCGAGGCGGCCGCTATCAAGTGGAACATCACCCAGAAGATCGACCACCCGGGCGAGGTCAACAAGGCCCGATACCAGCCTCAAAACCCTGATATCATAGCGACGGCCTGCGTCGATGGCAAGATCCTCATCTTCGACAGGACCAAGCACAGCTTGCAACCCTCCGGCACTCCTAACCCCCAGTATGAACTTGTTGGCCACAAGGCCGAAGGTTACGGCCTCAATTGGAGCCCTCACGACGAAGGCTGCCTTGTCACCGGCAGCAGTGACCAGACGGTGCTTCTGTGGGATCTCAAGGATGTTCAGCCCAACAACCGTATCCTGAAGCCCAAGAGGAAGTACACACACCACAGCCAAGTTGTCAACGACGTGCAATATCACCCCTTGGTCAAGCACTTCATTGGTACCGTCTCGGATGACTTGACTCTGCAGATTCTTGACACAAGGCAGGAATCGAACGACAAGGCGGCATTGGTCGCCAAGAATGGCCACTCAGACGCCATCAACGCACTAGACTTTTGCCCCGCGTCCGAATTCTTGGTCGCAACCGCTTCGGCCGACAAGACAATCGGCCTATGGGATCTGCGAAATGTCAAGGACAAGATTCACACCCTAGAGGGTCACCGGGATGCCGTGACATCGGTGTTCTGGCACCCGCACGAGGCTGGCATTCTTGCCAGCGGCAGCTACGACAGGCGCATTCTGTTCTGGGACTTGAGCCGCGTCGGCGAAGAGCAACAACCAGATGATGCCGAGGACGGGCCGCCAGAACT GCTCTTCATGCACGGAGGTCATACCAACCATCTGGCCGACTTCAGCTGGAACCCCAACGAGCCGTGGATGGTGTGCAGCGCGGCAGAGGACAACCTGCTTCAGGTCTGGAAGGTTGCCGAGTCGATCGTTAAGCGCGACGACGCCGACCTGCCGGTGGACGAGCTGGGCCCCTAG
- a CDS encoding 5'-3' exoribonuclease 1 has translation MGVPKFFRWLSERYPAISQLIAENRIPEFDCLYLDMNGIIHNCTHKDTHDTSFRLSEDEMFIRIFNYIEHLFGKIKPKQLFFMAIDGVAPRAKMNQQRARRFRTALDAEVARDKAVREGQELPKEEPFDSNCITPGTEFMAKLSEQLKYFVNKKVSEDTEWQGCEIVLSGHEVPGEGEHKIMEYIRNAKAQPDYNHNVRHCLYGLDADLIMLGLLSHDPHFCLLREEVTFGRQSKSQSKELEHQNFYLLHLCIVREYLELEFQDLKKDGRMTFPFDMERVIDDFILMAFFVGNDFLPNLPHLHINEGALALMFRLYKEILPKCDGYINEGGRVNLQRLGLLLEGLGEAERRFFEVDMQNEHWFRSKQQMENSEAAPVKSRPKGQLQVTTSQKNLWKHKIKPFITKRSQTPLNLGTGLNAADRKFAQEIADSFRLTYETLVDDEGNRAIVLSFPKLPDASGNDDDDDGFEEEGDAAAHREMLKYDRAAVVDTSPEEAKAAMEVLYQQKFQEWKDKYYSEKFEWTAETKEQGLRELAENYVQGLQWVLYYYYRGIRSWPWFYKFHYSPMISDVMKGLNADMNFTLGQPFKPYEQLMGVLPDRSKKIVPTVYWELMTDPNSPIIDFYPRDFELDMNGKKQEWEAVVKIPFIDEKRLLDGMATKNHLLSDVEKSRNGFGVALKFTHDPNLDFQYPSSLPGIFPDIPHCRCVMNIFELPPTEGLEYLHGLTDGALLNVSALAGFPSLATLPYTASLGFHGVNVFQQESRNESMVVTLSDTEMKTKSSSAVMKLGQRCHVGYPFLTEAKVVRVSDELFNYTLDANGKVVQTPHQHKEMEQFHTKSRRIEEFYSKRLGILIGDVESLVHVEMLKGLIKTEEGATIKEYGEVPGMETDYAPQVIVDEVVNEDERFIERAALPIEEEFPLGCHAFFLGDYAYGRPLEVVGHKGNKVDVRVSVLKKPEPDFAKNIIFQAERNNRYVPSYAVAKSLDLHPLALSRITASFFVYTMKGSLKVNLGLNLKFESKKQKVLGYSRKSGSGWEFSPATIGLLAQYMQNFPDLFAGLKRLPSGNEIKDTDIWQDEKVAQARVKEIGAWLKTIETSKFERVPLDAEQLDSEVVMALAASTDQLNLAAPEFEAKGLNAVPRSALLKPEDAEVRLGNQNFALGDRVVYVAASGKVPIAVRGTVIGISRTPTAKLLDIVFDITFMSGGSLGERCPAFRGQTVASSTVLNLTNRQVVTGSKATLARKPLAPSVTTLSGGVNGANGFKQMRDSPTPPPLRGSWRGALNGSSANGGGRGRGAPNAGHNGTQGPRNGGPLQHSSLVYRPAPGADGHGQQQQRGGRGGGRGRGGLGYDNAAGQANGYSGHPNGSGAGASPMPAQSYNNVPPPASLDAPSGRGRGRGRGRGARGGPNMGGRGGQSGRGRGGGGSGPPRGASS, from the coding sequence ATGGGTGTTCCTAAGTTCTTCAGGTGGCTCTCTGAGCGTTACCCGGCCATTTCGCAATTGATCGCGGAAAACCGCATTCCAGAGTTTGACTGTTTATATCTCGACATGAACGGCATCATCCACAACTGCACACACAAGGACACGCATGATACGTCCTTTCGCTTGAGCGAAGATGAGATGTTTATTCGCATCTTCAACTACATAGAGCATCTTTTCGGCAAGATCAAGCCCAAGCAGTTGTTCTTCATGGCGATAGACGGTGTGGCGCCTCGCGCCAAGATGAACCAGCAGCGCGCTCGACGTTTCCGCACTGCGCTGGACGCCGAGGTGGCTCGCGACAAGGCTGTTCGTGAGGGCCAGGAGCTTCCCAAGGAGGAGCCGTTTGACAGCAACTGCATCACGCCAGGGACAGAGTTCATGGCAAAGCTGTCTGAGCAGCTCAAGTATTTCGTAAACAAGAAGGTGTCAGAGGACACCGAATGGCAGGGCTGCGAGATTGTGCTTTCCGGGCATGAGGTTCCGGGAGAGGGAGAGCACAAGATCATGGAGTACATCCGCAACGCCAAGGCTCAGCCGGACTACAACCACAACGTCCGACACTGTCTGTACGGGCTTGATGCCGATCTTATCATGCTGGGTCTGCTAAGTCATGACCCCCATTTCTGCCTCCTCCGTGAGGAGGTCACCTTTGGCAGGCAGTCCAAAAGCCAGTCCAAGGAGCTCGAGCACCAGAACTTTTACCTGTTGCATCTGTGCATTGTAAGAGAGTATTTGGAATTAGAGTTTCAGGATCTCAAGAAGGATGGTAGGATGACGTTCCCATTTGACATGGAGAGGGTCATTGATGATTTCATCCTCATGGCATTTTTCGTTGGAAACGATTTTCTTCCTAATTTGCCGCATTTGCACATTAACGAGGGCGCTTTGGCGCTCATGTTCCGTCTGTACAAGGAGATATTGCCCAAGTGCGACGGCTACATCAACGAGGGCGGCCGAGTCAACCTACAAAGACTGGGCCTCCTCCTGGAAGGCCTTGGAGAAGCTGAGCGCAGGTTCTTTGAGGTGGACATGCAGAATGAGCATTGGTTCAGGTCTAAGCAACAAATGGAGAATTCTGAGGCCGCTCCAGTCAAGTCGCGACCCAAGGGTCAACTCCAAGTCACCACATCGCAAAAGAATCTCTGGAAGCACAAGATCAAGCCTTTCATCACGAAGCGATCACAGACGCCGCTCAACCTAGGGACAGGCCTCAATGCAGCAGACCGCAAGTTTGCACAGGAGATTGCCGATAGTTTCCGCCTCACTTACGAGACTCTGGTTGACGACGAAGGAAACAGGGCTATTGTACTCTCCTTCCCGAAGCTACCCGACGCGTCTGGaaatgatgacgacgatgatggcttcgaggaggagggtgaTGCAGCTGCCCACCGTGAGATGCTCAAATACGATCGCGCCGCTGTCGTAGATACATCTCCCGAGGAGGCAAAAGCTGCCATGGAGGTCCTCTACCAGCAAAAGTTCCAGGAATGGAAGGACAAGTATTACTCTGAAAAGTTCGAATGGACAGCTGAAACCAAAGAGCAGGGACTGCGAGAACTAGCAGAGAACTACGTTCAGGGTCTTCAGTGGGTTCTGTATTACTACTACCGCGGCATTCGGTCGTGGCCTTGGTTCTACAAGTTCCACTACTCACCTATGATATCGGACGTCATGAAGGGTTTGAATGCCGACATGAATTTCACACTCGGCCAGCCCTTCAAACCATATGAGCAGCTTATGGGTGTTCTTCCAGACCGAAGTAAGAAGATTGTTCCCACCGTTTATTGGGAGCTCATGACCGACCCCAACTCGCCCATTATCGACTTTTACCCCCGCGATTTTGAGTTGGATATGAACGGAAAGAAACAGGAATGGGAGGCGGTGGTGAAGATTCCTTTCATTGATGAGAAGCGACTCTTGGACGGAATGGCTACCAAGAACCATCTCTTGTCTGACGTGGAGAAGTCGCGCAACGGCTTTGGCGTGGCTCTCAAGTTCACTCACGACCCGAACTTGGACTTCCAGTACCCATCATCACTGCCTGGTATCTTCCCCGACATTCCGCATTGTCGCTGTGTTATGAATATCTTTGAGCTGCCTCCCACCGAGGGCCTGGAGTACCTTCACGGACTTACGGACGGCGCTCTGTTGAACGTATCTGCACTGGCGGGATTCCCTAGCTTGGCTACACTGCCCTACACTGCTTCATTGGGCTTCCATGGTGTCAACGTGTTCCAACAGGAGAGCCGTAATGAGAGCATGGTCGTTACGCTCTCCGACACCGAGATGAAGACAAAGTCCTCATCGGCCGTCATGAAGCTCGGACAGCGCTGCCATGTTGGCTATCCCTTCTTGACAGAGGCCAAGGTCGTCCGTGTCTCCGACGAACTATTCAACTACACACTGGATGCAAACGGAAAGGTTGTACAGACTCCTCACCAGCACAAGGAAATGGAGCAGTTCCACACCAAGTCTCGACGCATCGAAGAGTTTTACAGCAAACGACTAGGCATCCTTATTGGTGATGTCGAATCTCTGGTGCATGTGGAAATGCTCAAGGGCTTGATCAAAACCGAGGAAGGTGCTACTATCAAGGAGTACGGCGAGGTTCCCGGTATGGAGACAGACTATGCACCACAGGTTATTGTCGACGAGGTGGTCAACGAAGACGAGCGATTCATCGAGCGAGCCGCTCTGCCAATTGAGGAGGAATTCCCACTGGGCTGCCACGCATTTTTCTTGGGTGACTACGCTTACGGACGGCCATTGGAGGTCGTCGGCCACAAAGGCAACAAGGTGGATGTCCGGGTCTCGGTCCTGAAGAAGCCCGAGCCCGACTTTGCCAAGAATATCATCTTCCAGGCGGAACGTAATAACAGATACGTGCCGTCCTATGCCGTTGCCAAGAGCCTTGACCTTCATCCCCTCGCTCTCAGCAGGATAACAGCATCATTTTTTGTTTACACAATGAAGGGCAGCTTGAAGGTCAACTTGGGCCTGAACCTCAAGTTTGAgagcaagaagcaaaaggtgCTCGGGTATTCAAGAAAGTCGGGTTCAGGTTGGGAGTTCAGCCCGGCCACGATTGGCCTGCTCGCACAGTATATGCAGAATTTCCCGGATCTCTTCGCCGGGCTCAAGCGACTTCCGAGCGGCAACGAGATCAAGGACACAGACATCTGGCAGGACGAGAAAGTGGCTCAGGCACGTGTGAAGGAGATTGGCGCCTGGCTCAAGACGATTGAGACGAGCAAGTTTGAACGCGTGCCGCTTGATGCCGAGCAGCTCGACTCGGAGGTCGTCATGGCGCTGGCAGCGTCCACAGACCAACTCAATCTCGCGGCCCCTGAGTTTGAAGCCAAGGGACTCAACGCGGTACCCCGCAGTGCGCTGCTCAAGCCCGAAGACGCCGAAGTACGACTGGGCAACCAAAATTTTGCCTTGGGTGACCGCGTGGTGTACGTTGCCGCGTCCGGCAAGGTACCCATCGCGGTCCGCGGCACCGTTATCGGCATTAGCCGCACGCCGACTGCCAAGCTTCTTGACATCGTTTTCGATATCACCTTCATGAGTGGTGGCAGTCTGGGAGAGCGATGCCCAGCGTTCCGTGGCCAGACGGTTGCCTCGTCCACAGTGCTCAACCTGACCAACAGGCAAGTTGTGACGGGAAGCAAGGCCACGCTCGCGCGGAAGCCTCTCGCTCCGTCCGTTACCACACTCTCTGGTGGCGTTAACGGTGCCAATGGATTTAAGCAGATGAGGGATTCGCCGACACCTCCCCCGCTTAGGGGCTCTTGGAGAGGTGCTTTGAACGGAAGCAGCGCTAACGGCGGCGGACGTGGCAGAGGAGCTCCGAACGCTGGCCACAATGGGACTCAGGGCCCGCGCAACGGTGGGCCATTGCAGCACAGCTCGTTGGTGTATAGGCCCGCACCAGGAGCAGATGGTCAtggacaacaacagcagcgtgGAGGCCGCGGTGGTGGACGCGGACGTGGTGGTCTCGGATATGACAACGCCGCAGGCCAGGCAAACGGCTACTCCGGTCACCCCAATGGTAGCGGCGCGGGCGCTTCACCGATGCCGGCACAATCATATAACAACGTGCCGCCGCCCGCAAGCCTGGACGCACCGTCTGGTCGTGGTAGGGGTCGCGGCCGTGGGCGTGGAGCTCGTGGCGGGCCAAACATGGGTGGTCGAGGTGGGCAGAGTGGACGtgggcgcggcggcggcggttcaGGCCCTCCGCGCGGCGCCTCATCCTAG